One part of the Pecten maximus chromosome 9, xPecMax1.1, whole genome shotgun sequence genome encodes these proteins:
- the LOC117334905 gene encoding putative amine oxidase [copper-containing] has protein sequence MAEEKKEVDQAYRWRCLSLFLLLTSLIFLIVIVYLASVIIKTDTPESSSEEHGMTRLGEPTEPSVFYDLTATEIRGLVSYLKQEESLNITSPPSNTIDTNYRYLAELYLPSKDDVLKYLDGGGKQPAREAIVTIFRGAEDPPDVIERIVGPLPSPTYMKEVPGRPSSVPFILRPINMAENKEAIAFAEQEIDTGLRDYLRTFFGGTLRNCGSECLILTYFSTMSPTVSGEQTRKFWFWLSRNKENYLLNNLDFSVLVNTGSRDFTIEKIWFSGTTYDGIEDFKSRVFLNITRTPWPDPHHDNSFSKAERRGKPFWEKPLRNPTHVEPDGKRYSVNYNHVTYMRWSFEFRMSSAYGPQLYDIRYDDQRIIYEVGFQELCVFYSSNNPAQMFADFFDSSDVIGPKASPLVPGVDCPSHATFMDASFLTEGSDEPFTTRNVFCIFELNTGDPHRRHYNYEPLSQTSYEGMESILLVFRTILTVMNYDYVIDFRFFQNGAFQVRVVSTGFISTSYYRPEEDPYGYRLHDFIIGSLHQHLVHFKVDLDVMGTSNRFETLNIEPESVDNIWSKVEGQKYHQTKFSHNLKSDELSAAYKYDFNSPKYLTFYNNRSTNKYGIPRSYRMLPRGMIKSLVAEGYGNEPSMSWSRYQMAVTRRKDTEAFSSSQYAALDTAEPVVNFQDFLDDNESIVDEDLVAWLTLGMHHIPHTEDLPVTPTPGMDVGFLLLPFNYFPEDAAIAARNAIRIEPRDRTNKGAGLKVERYGVKEQFTCRSTDNSFWRDIARDSAILFEADNT, from the exons ATGGCCGAGGAGAAAAAAGAAGTCGACCAAGCGTATAGATGGCGCTGTCTCTCCTTGTTCCTGTTGCTGACGTCATTGATATTCCTGATCGTAATTGTGTATTTGGCGTCTGTGATCATCAAAACCGACACGCCTGAATCTTCATCAGAGGAACATGGAATGACCCGCCTGGGCGAGCCGACTGAACCATCTGTGTTTTATGACCTGACAGCCACTGAGATCCGCGGTCTTGTTTCTTACTTAAAACAGGAGGAGTCCCTCAACATCACCAGTCCTCCCTCCAACACGATTGACACCAACTACCGCTACCTTGCAGAGCTATATCTGCCCTCTAAGGACGACGTACTGAAATATTTAGATGGTGGCGGAAAACAGCCGGCTAGGGAGGCAATTGTGACTATATTTAGAGGTGCTGAAGACCCTCCTGACGTCATCGAAAGAATTGTTGGTCCTCTTCCAAGTCCGACCTATATGAAAGAAGTTCCTGGCCGGCCATCATCGGTTCCATTTATACTACGACCTATTAATATGGCGGAAAACAAGGAGGCAATTGCATTTGCAGAACAAGAAATCGACACAGGACTCAGGGACTATCTACGGACGTTTTTTGGCGGGACTTTAAGGAACTGTGGTTCCGAATGTCTCATTCTAACATACTTCTCAACAATGTCACCGACAGTTAGTGGAGAGCAAACTCGGAAGTTTTGGTTCTGGCTGAGCCGGAACAAAGAGAATTATTTGCTAAACAATTTGGATTTCTCAGTTTTGGTTAATACTGGGAGCCGTGATTTCACTATTGAAAAAATATGGTTCAGTGGTACAACCTACGACGGGATAGAAGATTTCAAATCTCGTGTGTTCCTAAATATAACGAGAACACCCTGGCCTGACCCACATCATGACAACTCGTTTTCAAAGGCCGAAAGACGCGGGAAGCCGTTTTGGGAAAAGCCCCTTCGAAACCCTACCCATGTTGAACCAGACGGAAAGCGTTACAGTGTGAATTATAATCACGTAACCTACATGCGCTGGAGTTTCGAATTCCGAATGTCCAGTGCGTATGGACCACAACTCTATGACATCCGGTATGATGATCAACGAATTATATATGAGGTTGGCTTCCAAGAGTTGTGTGTGTTCTATTCTTCTAATAATCCAGCACAAATGTTCGCGGACTTTTTCGATTCTTCTGATGTTATTGGCCCAAAAGCTAGCCCCCTCGTTCCTGGAGTAGACTGTCCGTCCCACGCCACATTTATGGATGCCTCCTTCCTCACGGAGGGGTCTGACGAACCGTTCACAACGAGAAAtgtgttttgtatatttgaacTGAACACAGGAGACCCACATCGCCGACATTATAATTACGAGCCCCTTAGTCAGACATCGTACGAGGGAATGGAGAGTATTCTTCTCGTCTTTAGGACAATCCTCACAGTCATGAATTACGATTATGTAATCGACTTCCGATTTTTCCAAAATGGTGCCTTCCAGGTTCGAGTTGTCTCTACTGGTTTTATTTCAACTAGTTATTATAGACCGGAAGAGGATCCATATGGGTATCGTCTACACGACTTTATCATCGGAAGTCTTCACCAGCATCTAGTACATTTCAAAGTCGACCTGGATGTCATGGGTACCAGTAATCGTTTTGAAACTCTGAATATTGAACCAGAATCGGTAGATAATATTTGGTCGAAGGTCGAAGGACAAAAATATCACCAAACAAAATTTAGTCATAATTTGAAGTCAGATGAACTAAGCGCTGCAtacaaatatgattttaattcgCCAAAATATCTCACATTTTATAACAACAGATCTACGAATAAATACGGCATACCCAGATCGTATCGCATGTTGCCACGTGGAATGATCAAGTCACTGGTAGCGGAGGGATACGGTAATGAGCCTTCCATGTCCTGGTCGCGCTATCAGATGGCAGTGACTCGCCGGAAAGACACGGAAGCATTCAGCAGCTCACAGTATGCCGCACTTGACACAGCAGAACCTGTTGTAAATTTTCAAGACTTTTTAGACGATAACGAATCCATTGTTGACGAG GATCTCGTTGCGTGGTTGACCCTTGGGATGCACCATATCCCCCACACGGAGGACCTCCCAGTCACCCCGACCCCCGGGATGGATGTTGGTTTCCTCCTTCTTCCATTTAACTATTTCCCAGAGGACGCTGCTATAGCAGCAAGAAACGCCATCAGGATAGAGCCGAGGGACCGAACAAACAAGGGGGCCGGCTTGAAAGTGGAGCGGTATGGTGTTAAAGAGCAATTTACATGCCGTTCCACGGATAATTCATTCTGGCGCGACATAGCGCGTGACTCTGCAATTCTTTTCGAAGCGGACAACACCTGA